The stretch of DNA AAGTTCATGTAATTTTCCAATCCCATCAACTTTACCATCCTTGAGTACAATAATTTTATCTGCTCTTTGAAGCACAGATTTTCTATGAGAAACAGCCACGCAGGTTTTATCTCTGTGTTCAAAAAACCTGTCCCATAATAATTTTTCAGTGTTGACATCAAGAGCACTGGACATATCATCAATAAAATAGATCTCAGCATCTCTAACAAACATTCTGGCAGCAGCAGTTCTTTGCATTTGACCACCAGATAATTTTACTCCTTTCGTACCGATCATAGTTTGAAGCCCAAGCTCCATATTTTCAAGGTCAGATTCCATTACTGCAGATTTAACAGCACTATCGAGCTTATCAGAATCCTTCTGCATACCCATAAGAATATTATTTTCGATGGTATCACTGAATAATCCCGGAATTTGTGGAGAGTATGACGAGTATGGTGGTATGAAAAATTTAAAAGGCTCTTTCACGACTTTACCATTCCATGTAACACATCCGTTATCAGCAGAGATAAGACCTGTTATCACCTTAAGTAAAGTAGATTTTCCTGAACCAATTCTTCCCGTAATTACAGTAAACTCGCCATTTTTGATGTCAATATTTATATCGTCAATTCCCTTTCCTGACTCAGGAAAAGTGTAGCTAACATTACAGAGACTAAGTTTTTTTAGTTGATCTTTAACTGCTACATTTTGAGGAATATAATCATTAATCTGATCTGTAATTCCCATATACCTTTTAGCGACAAGTCTATCACCATTATCATCTTGAATCAAGGTTTTCATCCGATTAAAAGAAACACCTGTTTGCTGATAATGTGCCATAAAATTTCCCCAGAAAGCAGTGTAATCAGAAACAAAAGCTAGGCAATATATAAACAGAGAAAAATCACCAACACTAAAATTATCCTTTGATATCATCTTAGCAATTATTAGTAAGATAAATCCAGTACCAATTGTAACAGTATTATTAAAGAGAGCGTCAAGAAACTGATTAAAAAGATTATCCTTAAGCATAACTTTTCTACGTTCATCATTTAATTTTTCCAGATGATCAAGCATATTATTTTCAGAGCCAGAAACTTTTATTGACTGTATAGAATTGAAAAACTCACCAATTGTTCCGGTAACTTTTTCAGTGGCATTTCTGCTGGCAACTCTAAACTTTTCAACATATTTACTAAGTTTATGGGCTATGGCAATAATAATTATCAGCGGAGCAAAAACGAATAATGTAATTTTAGCATTGATTCTAAAAAGTATGTATAAAGAGGTAATCGTAAACGCTGCGGACCCTATAAAATCCAAAGTCCAGCTTACAGAGTCTTCCACCTGACCAGCATCATCTCTAAAATAACTAATAGCCTCACTGTTTGAACACTTCAAAGCTTGTCCGGCAGGTTTTTCATATATATCTACAAGCATGTTGAATCTTAAAAGTGATGACATAGTAAATCTATGCAAAATATCTACTATTGCACCTACGTAAATATTGGCAATCCTTAAAAGCGAAAAAGATATAACCATAAAAATTATACCCAAAATTCCAAAACCCAAGGTTGATGTACCTTCAAGAGTTTTGAAAAATTCTCTGGAAATAAGTCCCGGAATCAAAAAAGCAGAATGAACTAAAGTCCATAAAATTGCGTTTATGATATACAAATAGGGTCTGTATTTCATCATATTCCAAAGCATTTTATAAGTTTTCATGCTAAAACTTCCTCCATTCCAATCTCTAGAAGTTTTGAAAATGTTGAGCTTTTATCTTTCGCAAGTTCAACTCTATCTCCAAACTCCAGCATTTCACCATCCTGAAGAATCATGATTTTATCAGCTCTTTGGACAGTCCATAATCTATGTGCGATAATAATTGTAGTTCTGTTTTTCAAAAGATTATCAACAGCTCTTTCAATTAAAGCTTCAGTTGCAGGATCAAGCCTTGAAGACGCTTCATCAAGAATTATCAAACCTGGATTTTTCAGAAAAATTCTAACGAAAGAAAGTAATTGTGCTTCTCCTGCAGATAATCCAGTATTATTAGATTTTATTTCAGTATCAAGACCTTTAGGTAATCGCTCTAACCATTCAACAATTCCCAGTTTACCGAATGCTTCCATGACCTTATCATCACCAATATTTCTATTATAAAAGGTCAAATTATCCCTAATAGTTCCGTTGAAAAGTTCCACATCTTGAGTGACTACAGAGATATGATCCCTGAGTGATTTTTTCGTAATATCCACAATATTCTTATCATCTAATAGAATTTTTCCATTTTTGACATCGTAGAGTCTCAGTAATAAT from Candidatus Delongbacteria bacterium encodes:
- a CDS encoding ABC transporter ATP-binding protein, giving the protein MKTYKMLWNMMKYRPYLYIINAILWTLVHSAFLIPGLISREFFKTLEGTSTLGFGILGIIFMVISFSLLRIANIYVGAIVDILHRFTMSSLLRFNMLVDIYEKPAGQALKCSNSEAISYFRDDAGQVEDSVSWTLDFIGSAAFTITSLYILFRINAKITLFVFAPLIIIIAIAHKLSKYVEKFRVASRNATEKVTGTIGEFFNSIQSIKVSGSENNMLDHLEKLNDERRKVMLKDNLFNQFLDALFNNTVTIGTGFILLIIAKMISKDNFSVGDFSLFIYCLAFVSDYTAFWGNFMAHYQQTGVSFNRMKTLIQDDNGDRLVAKRYMGITDQINDYIPQNVAVKDQLKKLSLCNVSYTFPESGKGIDDINIDIKNGEFTVITGRIGSGKSTLLKVITGLISADNGCVTWNGKVVKEPFKFFIPPYSSYSPQIPGLFSDTIENNILMGMQKDSDKLDSAVKSAVMESDLENMELGLQTMIGTKGVKLSGGQMQRTAAARMFVRDAEIYFIDDMSSALDVNTEKLLWDRFFEHRDKTCVAVSHRKSVLQRADKIIVLKDGKVDGIGKLHELLEDCEEMRQLWNML